Genomic window (Buchnera aphidicola (Kaburagia rhusicola ensigallis)):
TTTTTACTGTTTTAAATATATCTGAAATAGATGCTATGGAAGTTTTTACTTCTAGTATTAAGTTAAATGAAGCTAAATTATTTTTGGCAAAGTACCTTACTAAAATAGTACATGGTCAACACGGAATTCAAGCAGCTCAGCGTATTTCTTCGTGTTTGTTTTATGGTAATTTTTCTAATATGAAAGAATCTGATTTTTTTCAATTAGAACAAGACGGTATTCCTTCAATTAATGTATCAGGTGTTCGAGATTTACAGCAAGTATTAGTTGACTCTTGTTTAGCCCAATCTCGTACTCAAGCTAGAAATATGATTCTATCTAATTCTATTTCTATTAATGATGTTATAAAGAATGATGTAATGTACATTCTTTCAAATAATGATATCTTATTTAGAAGATATACGTTGTTGTCTCGAGGAAAAAAAAATTTTTGTTTGATATGTTGGAATAAATGATAATATTTATATGTATTTTGATAAAACGTCTTTTTTAAAATATAGAAATTATATATCAAAACTTTCTCCGCAACCACAAAAATTTCTTATTTTGTCATTTTTGAATTGAAATATATAATTTATACCTTTTTTAACGAAATCTATTTTTATTCCGTCTAATATTAATATGTGTTGAAAATGTATTAATATTAATATTTTTTTAGAAATAAAACTAATATCGGTATCGCATATTGTTTTTATTGGTTCCATGAAATATTTCATTCCAGCACATCCTGATTTTTTTATTCCTAATTTAATTCCCTTTTTATTTTCTTTTTTTATTAATTTATAGATTTGTTTTTCTGCATGGTAG
Coding sequences:
- a CDS encoding iron-sulfur cluster assembly accessory protein, encoding MNENTYITLFSTKKYTKNIQGIKISYHAEKQIYKLIKKENKKGIKLGIKKSGCAGMKYFMEPIKTICDTDISFISKKILILIHFQHILILDGIKIDFVKKGINYIFQFKNDKIRNFCGCGESFDI